The genomic segment ATGGCCGGAGACGTTAGTGCAACCGATATGGCCGCAGTCGCTGTTGGTACTTCCATCTGGTTACCCGCCATTTTATTTGGACAAGGGTTGTTAATGGCGCTGACGCCGGTAGTGGCACAATTAAACGGTGCCGGGCGCAGAAAAGAGATTGCCCACCAGGTAACACAATCGGTTTGGATGGCGCTGTTTATCTCACTGTTTCTTATCGTGCTGCTGTATAACAGTCACTACATTATCGAGCATATGCAAAATATCGATGAGAAGCTGGCGGATATCACTATTCGCTACCTGCGCGCCATTATGTGGGGAGCTCCCGGTTATTTGCTGTTTCAGGTTTATCGCAGTCAGTGCGATGGATTATCAAAAACCAAACCCAGCATGGTAATTGGATTTATTGGTTTATTAGTCAATATTCCCGTCAATTATGTGATGATCCACGGCAAGTTAGGTTTTCACGCTATGGGTGGCGTGGGCTGTGGTATTGCTACCGCATCGGTATATTGGGTAATGTTTATTGGTCTCAAGCTATACGTGCGTTCTGCCCGCTCCCAAAAAGATATTGTTCAATACAGTACTTTTGAAAAACCCTATATGCCGACCCTCAAACGTTTGTTCAACCTCGGTTTGCCGGTAGCACTGGCGTTATTCTTTGAGGTGACTCTGTTTGCCGTGGTGGCATTACTGGTTTCACCATTGGGTGTTGTTTCTGTCGCCGGACACCAAATAGCACTTAACTTTAGTAGTCTGGTTTTTGTTATTCCGCTGGCGTTGGGTGTAGCCACCTCTATTCGGGTTGGCTTTAAACTGGGGCAGAAAAAAGTTGATGAGGCCAGAGTGGCTTCTTATACCGGATTGGTAATGGGGTTGAGTCTGGCCTCTATCACCGCCCTGTTTACCGTCGTTTTCCGTCATCAAATAGCCTTGCTGTATAACGATACTCCCGCGGTCGTGATGATGGCGACGCATTTGATGTTATTAGCGGCTGTATATCAGTGTTCTGACTCCATACAGGTGATTGGTAGCGGTATTCTACGTGGCTATAAAGATACTCGTTCCATCTTCTATATTACCTTTACCGCCTATTGGATCATTGGACTTCCGGTTGGCTACTGTCTGGGGCTGACTGATTTATTAGTTCCGGCTATGGGGCCTGCCGGTTTCTGGGTTGGTTTTATTGTCGGTTTAAGTGCTTCCGCGGTATTGATGATGTTACGTATGCGTTGGTTACAAAAACAACCCATGGAATTAATTCTGACCAAAGCTCAGCGTTAATCACTTCTCAGGCAGCCTGTTGGATAAAAAAGAGGCTGCCTGAACAGTAAGTCACCAGTTAGCGATGTTGGCAGAAGAAAATCACTTTTTCTCCTTGCCTCTGAGGCACTTCATCGTTAATATTCGTGCGCATCGTTAATGGATCATGCATTAATGATACACAATATGCGTCCGTAGCTCAGTTGGTTAGAGCACCACCTTGACATGGTGGGGGTCGGTGGTTCGAGTCCACTCGGACGCACCAGATATCTCTTATTTTGATGTCTGGAATTCCAAAGCGCCCTTAGCTCAGTTGGTTAGAGCGCCACCTTGACATGGTGGAGGTCGGTGATTCGAGTTCACTAGGGCGCACCATTTTTTTATCTCCCTCTCATCCCCCTGTTTCCGGCCTTTTTGTACGTTCTCACTAAATTTAGCTGCTTATTACATTATTATTTCGACATTTATCCATTTTCTTCTGGTGCATTTCCCCTTTATAATAGGCAAAATAGTGAGTTGAAAGGTTTCAGCAGATGAGCAAACCGCAGTTTCTTCGGTATAAGGGATGATTTCTATCCACAGACTGGCGATATTGGCTATGTTTCGCAATACTGAAAGTAACCTGATTGTGCGTGTACTCTTTTCTGAAGCCTTAATGTCTGGCTCTCGTTTTCTTTTCACACAAAAATATCGGTAAAAATTATCATCATGAAAAAGACTAAAATTGTATGTACCATCGGTCCAAAAACTGAATCAGAAGAAGTTTTGGGTAAGCTGCTAAATGCAGGTATGAATGTAATGCGTTTGAACTTTTCTCATGGTGATTATAATGAGCACGGACAACGTATTTCTAACCTGCGTGCTGTATTGGCCAGAACAGGTCAAAAAGCAGCTATTCTGCTGGATACTAAAGGTCCGGAAATCCGTACTATGAAACTGGAAGGTGGTAATGATGCCCCTCTGGTTGCTGGTCAAACCTTCACCTTTACCACTGACCAAAGCGTTGTTGGTAACAACGAGCGTGTTGCTGTGACTTATACCGGTTTTGCAGAAGACCTGAAAGTGGGTAATACCGTTCTGGTTGACGATGGTTTGATTGGTATGGAAGTTATCGAAGTCCGCGCCAAAGAAGTTGTGTGTAAAGTGCTGAACAGTGGCGACCTGGGTGAAAACAAAGGTATCAACCTGCCAAACGTATCCATTCAACTGCCTGCTCTGTCAGAAAAAGACAAAAAAGATCTGGTCTTTGGTTGTGAGCAAAATGTTGATTTCGTTGCTGCTTCTTTTATCCGTAAACGTTCAGACGTACTGGACATCCGTGAGCATTTAAAAGCACACGGCGGTGAACACATTCAAATCATTTCCAAAATTGAAAACCAGGAAGGCCTGAATAACTTCGATGAAATTCTCGAAGCATCAGACGGTATCATGGTCGCTCGTGGTGACCTTGGCGTTGAAATCCCGGTTGAAGAAGTTATCTTTGCTCAGAAAATGATGATCGAGAAGTGTAACCAAGCTCGTAAAGTGGTTATCACCGCAACTCAAATGCTGGACTCAATGATCAAAAACCCTCGCCCTACCCGTGCCGAAGCCGGTGACGTTGCTAACGCCATCCTGGACGGTACTGATGCGGTTATGCTGTCAGGCGAGAGTGCTAAAGGTAAATACCCACTGGAATCCGTGACTATCATGGCTACCATCTGCGAACGTACCGATCGTGTAATGCCATGTCGCGTAGACAAACTGACCTCTTCCGGTAAATTACGCATTACCGAAGCCGTATGTCGTGGTGCAGTAGAAACTTCAGAGAAGTTGGATGCAGTACTGATTGTTGTTGCTACCCAGGGTGGTAAATCCGCTAAAGCTATCCGTAAATACTTCCCTACTGCTCCAATTCTGGCGCTAACCACCAATGAAACCACCGCTCGTCAGTTAGTTCTGACCAAAGGCGTAACGGCTCAAGTGGTTAAAGAAATCGCCTCTACCGATGATTTCTACCGTAT from the Limnobaculum zhutongyuii genome contains:
- a CDS encoding MATE family efflux transporter — encoded protein: MQKYIREARNLLVLAIPVIAAQFSQTAMGVVDTIMAGDVSATDMAAVAVGTSIWLPAILFGQGLLMALTPVVAQLNGAGRRKEIAHQVTQSVWMALFISLFLIVLLYNSHYIIEHMQNIDEKLADITIRYLRAIMWGAPGYLLFQVYRSQCDGLSKTKPSMVIGFIGLLVNIPVNYVMIHGKLGFHAMGGVGCGIATASVYWVMFIGLKLYVRSARSQKDIVQYSTFEKPYMPTLKRLFNLGLPVALALFFEVTLFAVVALLVSPLGVVSVAGHQIALNFSSLVFVIPLALGVATSIRVGFKLGQKKVDEARVASYTGLVMGLSLASITALFTVVFRHQIALLYNDTPAVVMMATHLMLLAAVYQCSDSIQVIGSGILRGYKDTRSIFYITFTAYWIIGLPVGYCLGLTDLLVPAMGPAGFWVGFIVGLSASAVLMMLRMRWLQKQPMELILTKAQR
- the pykF gene encoding pyruvate kinase PykF codes for the protein MKKTKIVCTIGPKTESEEVLGKLLNAGMNVMRLNFSHGDYNEHGQRISNLRAVLARTGQKAAILLDTKGPEIRTMKLEGGNDAPLVAGQTFTFTTDQSVVGNNERVAVTYTGFAEDLKVGNTVLVDDGLIGMEVIEVRAKEVVCKVLNSGDLGENKGINLPNVSIQLPALSEKDKKDLVFGCEQNVDFVAASFIRKRSDVLDIREHLKAHGGEHIQIISKIENQEGLNNFDEILEASDGIMVARGDLGVEIPVEEVIFAQKMMIEKCNQARKVVITATQMLDSMIKNPRPTRAEAGDVANAILDGTDAVMLSGESAKGKYPLESVTIMATICERTDRVMPCRVDKLTSSGKLRITEAVCRGAVETSEKLDAVLIVVATQGGKSAKAIRKYFPTAPILALTTNETTARQLVLTKGVTAQVVKEIASTDDFYRIGKEMALTSGLAQKNDVIVMVSGALVASGTTNTASVHIL